A region of the Conyzicola lurida genome:
CTCGCCACTGACGCTCGACCCCGAGATCCTGCAGAAGCGCACCAACGACAACCCCGTCTTCTACGTGCAGTACGCACACGCCCGCACGCACTCGGTCGCCCGCAACTCGGCGGAGTCCGGCGTCACCCGCGAGGTGTTCGACGCGAGCCTGCTCACGCACGAGACCGAGAGTATCCTGCTCGGCACCCTCGCCGAGTTCCCGCGCATCGTGCGTCAGGCCGCCGAACTGCGCGAGCCGCACCGCGTCGCGCGCTACGCCGAGGAGCTCGCCGGCGCGTACCACCGCTGGTACGACAACTGCCGCGTCACCCCGATGGGCGACGAAGAGGTCACCGACGTGCACCGCACGCGCCTCTGGCTCAACGACGCCACGGGCATCACGCTGAAGAACGCCCTCGGGCTGCTCGGTGTGAGCGCGCCCGACCGCATGTAGCCGTCCACTTTCGAACGAGCCCGAGCCACGACGAACGGATGCCGCGGATGACAGACAACACGACGCTCGAGCTGCCGGAACCGGTCGACGCCGCGCCCGCCGAACCACCGCGTCGTCGCCGGCGCTGGATCGGCTGGGTCGTCGCCGCGGTCGTGCTCGTCGTGCTGCTCGTCGTCGGGTACATCGTGGCCGAGTCCGCGGCGCGCAGCTACGCCACGGGGCTCATCCGGGACGAGCTCGGCGCGGCGCTGTCGCTCGACGCCGACCAGCCGATGGCGATCGACCTCGGCGGGGGATCGCTGCTGATGCAGGCGGCGGGCGGCTCGATCGACCGGGTGACCGTCGACGTCGACGACGTGGCGTTCGGCGACGTGACCGGCGATCTCAGCCTGGCCGCAACCGGTATCCCCATCGACGGCGAGACGCCGGCCGACAGCCTCACGGGCAGCGCCACGATCGACGCCGACAACGTGCAGAAGCTCCGCAGCTACATCAGCGCCATCGACCTCGACGCGATCACCC
Encoded here:
- a CDS encoding LmeA family phospholipid-binding protein, whose amino-acid sequence is MTDNTTLELPEPVDAAPAEPPRRRRRWIGWVVAAVVLVVLLVVGYIVAESAARSYATGLIRDELGAALSLDADQPMAIDLGGGSLLMQAAGGSIDRVTVDVDDVAFGDVTGDLSLAATGIPIDGETPADSLTGSATIDADNVQKLRSYISAIDLDAITLGDGVVDVSTTVPVLVFSLPVSASIAPSVDNGDLLFSPVSVTVNGAEFSLAELREGPFGDIADRVVASQSFCVAEYLPASIVLTGVDVTPERLRLDVTGDDVVIGSQLSAMGTCD